The Bacteroidales bacterium genome has a segment encoding these proteins:
- the fabD gene encoding ACP S-malonyltransferase, producing the protein MKTYVFPGQGSQRKGMGENLFDEFPDLTKQADIILGYSIKELCLDDPDKKLNQTQYTQPALYVVNALSYQKKIKDDEKLPDFLAGHSLGEYNALYAAGVFSFEDGLKLVKKRGELMSQAKNGGMAAIINSTEQQIQEILKDANLTTIDIANLNSPSQIVISGLKEDINNSQPYFGKANAMFIPLNTSGAFHSRYMKEAETEFGKFVKETKFSKPNIPVIANVTGKPYGSTKISQNLIDQMSNCVRWAESIQYLLDKGEMEFEELGVGDVLTKLIRSIKKEYVPNGKPTEDQPEQKAKSTKEKSDKTTSDNSKVETSVISKESESKKEKPAVESKEILDPKNMVEQWNKDYSVGTKVISDFYDTELETRTEAMLLFGHRAAVYMKGYNGYFDLREVKPINPSKS; encoded by the coding sequence ATGAAAACATACGTATTTCCAGGCCAAGGATCACAAAGAAAAGGAATGGGCGAAAACCTGTTTGATGAATTCCCTGATTTAACAAAACAAGCTGATATCATATTGGGATATTCGATAAAGGAACTTTGTTTGGACGATCCTGATAAAAAATTGAATCAAACCCAATATACTCAGCCAGCACTTTATGTAGTGAATGCCCTGTCATACCAGAAGAAAATTAAGGATGACGAGAAATTACCCGATTTTTTAGCAGGGCATAGCCTCGGAGAATATAACGCATTATATGCTGCTGGAGTATTTAGTTTTGAGGATGGACTGAAATTGGTTAAAAAAAGAGGAGAACTAATGAGCCAAGCCAAGAACGGAGGGATGGCAGCTATTATAAATTCTACAGAACAACAGATTCAGGAAATTCTGAAAGATGCGAATCTGACCACAATAGACATTGCGAATCTTAACTCTCCATCACAAATCGTCATTTCTGGGTTGAAAGAAGATATTAATAATTCACAGCCATATTTCGGAAAAGCAAATGCCATGTTCATTCCGTTAAATACTAGCGGGGCTTTTCACTCTCGCTATATGAAAGAGGCCGAAACAGAATTTGGTAAATTTGTAAAGGAAACAAAATTCTCAAAACCCAATATCCCGGTAATAGCCAATGTAACAGGCAAACCATACGGGTCAACAAAGATTTCTCAAAATTTAATTGATCAGATGTCCAATTGCGTAAGATGGGCTGAGAGCATTCAATACTTACTGGATAAGGGAGAGATGGAATTTGAAGAGTTGGGAGTAGGAGATGTTCTGACAAAATTAATTAGATCAATAAAAAAAGAATACGTTCCTAATGGAAAACCTACAGAGGATCAACCCGAACAAAAAGCCAAATCCACCAAGGAGAAAAGTGACAAAACCACATCAGATAATTCGAAAGTGGAAACATCAGTAATTAGCAAAGAGTCAGAGTCAAAAAAAGAAAAACCAGCAGTTGAATCAAAGGAAATTCTTGACCCGAAAAATATGGTTGAGCAATGGAATAAGGACTATTCGGTAGGAACTAAAGTAATCTCAGACTTTTATGATACAGAATTAGAAACTAGAACTGAGGCAATGTTACTTTTTGGTCACCGGGCGGCGGTTTATATGAAGGGTTATAACGGTTATTTCGATTTAAGGGAAGTGAAGCCTATTAATCCCTCAAAATCTTAA